The DNA sequence TACGTGCTGGACGACCATGCCCTCACCGGACCGACCGCGCGGCGCATGAAGCGGATCCTGGACGTGCTGGTGGCTGGCGCCGCTTTGCTGGTCTGGCCTTTCGCCGCGCCCTTCGTGGAACGCCCCGCACGCTGGGCCTCAAATGCTTGGGAAGTGCTGCGCGGAGGGCGCAGTTGGGTGGGTTACAAGCTGCCCTTGCCGGCCGGTCTCCGACTGCCCCCCCTGCGCCCTGGGATCATCGACCCCATGCCAGGCGGATACGCCGGGGACCCGATGGTAACGGCCCGGGTGAATGCCACCTACGCCAAGGACTACAGTGTGTGGGGCGATCTGGCGCTGATCCTCAGAAGCTGGCGCAGGATCGGTTCAGCCTGATCGACGGGGCTTTCATCAACTGGCCCCACTTGGAGGGTGGTGGTTACTTTTGGCCGGGCCCTTCCGGGGCCAGAACGGAACATGCCGCAGTTGGAGATCCTCCTGCCCAAAATGGGCGAAAGCGTGGCCGAGGCCACGATCATCAAATGGCTGAAGAACGAGGGCGACCGCGTGGAGGCCGATGAGCCCATTGTGGAGATCGCCACCGACAAGGTGGACAGCGAGGTTCCCGCACCCGAGGCGGGGGTGCTGGTGAAGCGCCTGGTGAATGAGGGCGACGTGGTGAAGGTGGGCCAGGCCATCGCCATGCTCGGCGCCGAGGGCGACAGCGCCGCACCACAGGCCACCGCCCCGGTGAGGACCGAGGTGCCAACCGCACCGGCACCCGTGATGGCCGGCAACGGCCATGCGGCCCCCACCCCCACACCCATGGCCACGACAGGCGGCACACCCGTGGGCCGTTCCGGGCCCAGCGGCAAGTTCTACAGCCCCTTGGTGCGCAACATCGCCAAGAGCGAAGGCATCAGCCTGGAGGAGTTGGAGGCCATCGCTGGCAGTGGACAGGGTGGCCGTGTGACCAAGAAGGACGTATTGGACTACCTGCCTGGCCGTGGCACCGTGAAACCCAGTGCGCCCGCCTCCCCGCCAGCCCCTGGTCTCGCCCCACCCCCCGCACCCGCTGCGGCACCCGCCCTCGTTCCCGCACAGGGGGATGAGATCATCGAAATGGACCGCATGCGCCGCCTCATCGCCGACCACATGGTGATGAGCAAGCGGACCAGCCCGCATGTCACCAGCTTCGTGGAAGCCGATGTGACCAACCTGGTGCTTTGGCGCGAACGCGTGAAGAAGGAATTCGAGAAGCGCGAGGGCGAGAAGCTCACCTTCACGCCGGTCTTCATCCTGGCCATCGTGGAGGCCATCAAGGAGATGCCCATGGTGAATGTGCAGGTGGACGGCTACAACATCATCCGCAAGCGCGACATCAACATCGGCATGGCGGCGGCGATGCCCAACGGCAACCTCATCGTGCCGGTGATCAAACAGGCCGACCAGCTGAACCTCACCGGGCTGGCCAAACGCGTGAACGACCTCGCCAACCGCGCCCGCATCGGCAAGCTCCAACCCGATGAGATCACCGGCGGCACCTATACGGTGACCAACGTGGGTACCTTCGGCAATGTGCTGGGCACGCCGGTGATCAACCAGCCCCAGGTGGCCATCATGGCCACAGGCGCCATCCGCAAGAAGCCTGCGGTCATCGAGACCCCACAGGGCGACATGATCGGCATTCGGCACATGATGTTCCTCTCCCACAGCTATGATCACCGTGTGGTGGACGGGGCACTGGGCGGCCGCTTCGTTCGCCGCGTGGCCGACATCCTGGAGGCGTGGACGATCGACCGCGCTTTCTGACGCTGTTCCCCTTCGAGGAAAAGTCTACATTTATCCGCCGCCCGGCAACTCCGGTACACACATGAGAACGCTGCCATTCAAGCTCTTCGGACGATCGCTCCTGGGCATGCTCGCCCTCACCTGCGCACTCCTGGTACAAGCCCAGGGCGACAACGCCTCCTTCAACTGGAACTTCGAAGAGGGCAACAAGCTCATGGAGGAGAAGTTCTACAACCAGGCCGCCGAGGTCTGGGCCAAACTATTGGAACAGGACCCGGACAACGCCAACCTGAACTACAAGCTCGGCCTTTCCTATTTCAACTCCTACAACCAGCGCGCGAAGGCCCTGCCCCACCTGAAAAAGGCCTCCGACCTGCGCAAGGCGGGAGGCTACGGTTCGTTCAATACCAGCGGCTATGACCCCTTCGATGCCCGCGAGCGCAATTGCCCGGTGGAGGTGGAGTACTACCTGGGCCGCGCCTACCATCTGAACAACGAGTTCGACAAGGCCGACGAGCACTACGCACGTTTCAAAGGCGAGGTGGACGGCAAGCATTTCCTTCACGACCAGGCCACGCGCGGATTGGAAATGACGGCCAACGCCCGCACCTTGCGCGCCACGCCCCTGCCTTACGCCGTTTCCAACGTCGGCCCCGTGATCAATGGCGACCACCCGGACTTCAGCCCCGTGCTTTCCGTGGATGGCAACGCGCTCTTCTACACCTCCCGCCGTATCCGCCCGGACAGCAGCAACCTGAACGTGCTAGATGCCATTGCCGGCCTGCCCTTCGAGAACATCTATGTGAGCTACAAGGACCGGGACGGCGTGTGGCAGTCACCCGAACTGCTCAACATCAACCCCGCCGGTGCCGGCCACCTGGCCACGGTGAACGTCTCGGCCGATGGTCAGATACTCTTCATCTACCGCGACGACGGTGGCGATGGCAACCTTTACGAAAGCAAGCTGATCGGTGAATTGTGGAGCGACCCCGTGCTCATGGGCAGCGACATCAACACCAAGGCCTGGGAAACGCACGGCGCCCTCACCGCCGATGGCAACACCTTCTATTTCATCAGCGACCGGAAAGGCGGCTACGGCGGTCGCGACATCTACCGCGTGGTAAAGCTGCCCGGCGGAGAATGGAGCAAGGCGCAGAACCTCGGCGGCATGGTGAACACCAAGTACGACGAGGACGGCGTGTTCATCCACCCCAATGGACGCACCATGTACTTCAGCTCCATGGGCCACAACTCCATGGGCGGCTTCGACATATTCATGACCGAACTCGGCGAGGACGGTACCTGGTCCAAGCCCAAGAACCTGGGCTACCCGCTGAACACGGTGGACGATGACGTCTTTTTCATCACCACCGCTGATGGCCGCCGTGGCTACTTCAGCTCCGACCAGATGGGCGGCTTCGGTGAGAAGGACATCTACTTCGTGGACCTGCCCACCGAGATGGAGGCCGAGGGTCTCACAGTACTCAAGGGCTTCATCATCCCGCCGCCCGGCGAGGACCTGCCGCCCTCCACCATCCTGTACGTGACGGACAAGACCACCGGCGAGGTGAAGTCCTACAAGCCCCGCCAACGTGATGGGGTCTATGTGGCCATCCTGCCGCCCTGCCGCGAGTACAACCTGGACTACCGCGTGAACGACAAGACCGTCCACACCGAGGACATCTTCGTGGAATGCGAGACGGCCTACCAGGAGATCAACAAGGAGATCTACCTCAACCCGGTATCGCTGGGTGGCCCGGCCAGCATCGTGGATCTGCCCAAGGGATCGCCTCCTGGCGGCAAAGAGCCAGGTGTTCTCGTGACCAAGCCGGCTACGAAGCCCGATCCGAAGACCGACGCGCAGATCAAGGATACCGGCGTGGGGCATGTGACCCCGGACGCCAGCTACGCCGACGAGTACAGCAAGTATTACGCTTACAACGTCAAGGATATCGACCAGGGCGAGGCGCGCTGGAAACAATTCATGGACATTGTGGCGGGCTTGATCGAGAAGAACGGCCAGGCGCGTGTGGTGATCGAGGGCAGCGCTTCCAAGGTGCCCACCCGCACCTTCGGCACCAACGAGAATCTGAGCCGACAGCGAATGGAAGATGCCCGCAAGCGCTTGGTGGAGGCCGTCTCCGCCCGCGGACTCGACCCCAACAAGCTGATGCTCGAGGCGGTGAACAACCTGGTGCAGGGTCCGCGCTATGTGGGCGACTACCAGGATACCGAGAAGTACGGCAAGTTCCAGTACGTGAAACTCAAGGTGCGGTAGGCGCCGATCGTGGAAAGATCATGCGACCCCGGCTGGTGCCGGGGTCGCTGCTTTACAGACCTTCGTGTCATGCCACTCACCCTCACACGCCCCCTCGCCTTCTTCGACCTGGAGACCACCGGCACACGCATCGGCCAGGACCGCATCGTGCAGATCGGCATCGTGCGCCTGCTGCCCGAAGGCGCACGCGACAGCTACCAGACGCTCATCAACCCGGGCATCCCCATTCCACCCGAAGCCAGCGCAGTGCATGGCATCACCGATCTTGACGTGGCCTTCGCTCCGCCGCTGGAGGCGGTGGCCGCCGAGGTACTGGAACGCATCGCCGGTTGCGACCTGGGCGGGTTCAATGTGCTGCGCTTCGACATTCCCATGCTCGCCGAGGAGTTGCACCGCGTGGGTGTGGCCTGGGACCATGCCAGCGTGCGCGTGGTGGACGTGCAGCGCATCTTCCACCGCATGGAGCCGCGCGACCTGAGCGCCGCCCTTCGCTTCTATTGCGGCCGGGAACACGATGGCGCGCACGACGCGCTGGCGGATGTGGAGGCCACCGCAGACGTGTTGCTGGCCCAATTGGACCGCTACCCGGACCGGCTGCAGGGCACCGTGGACCATCTCGGTGAACTCAGCGGCGACCGCCAACGCAGCCCGGACCCAGCAGGCAAACTCGCCTTCGACGACCGTGGCCAGATCTGTCTCGCATTCGGCAAATACCGGGGTTGGAGCCTGGAGAACATCGGCCGCAACGATCCCGGCTACTTGCAATGGCTAATGACCAAGGCCGAATTGCCGGCCACCACGCTCGCCGTGATGCGCGGCGCGCTGGCGGACATCAAGGCATGATCGGGCCGGAGCTGTGATCGATCCCACAAGCAATTCCAACCCTGTGGCCCAACATCCAACCTCCAACCGTTCTGATCTCCAACTTCCGTGATGAAGATCGTCTGCATCGGCCGCAACTATGGCGAACACGCCCGCGAGCTTGGCAACGCGGTGCCCGACGAGCCGGTCGTCTTCCTCAAGCCCATCACCGCGCTCATCCACGCAGCCGGCCCGATCCGCCTGCCCGCCTTCAGCCGCGACGTGCATCACGAGTTGGAACTGGTGTATCGCATCGCGCGGCGCAATGGCAAAGCCATCGCCGACCAGGTGACCATCGGACTCGACCTGACCGCGCGCGATCTGCAGCAGGAGCTCAAGTCCAAGGGCCTGCCCTGGGAGAAGGCCAAGGCCTTCGATGGATCGGCCTACGTGGCGGACACCTTCCTGGCGGTGGAGTCCTTTCCAGCCGGGCATCACCTGGAGTTCATGTTGAAGCGTAATGGCCACATGGTGCAAAGCGGCCATAGCGGTCAAATGATCTTCGATGTGGCCACGCTCATCGACCATGTGGAACGCTATATGGCGCTGCAAACCGGCGACCTGCTCTTCACCGGCACACCGGCCGGCGTGGGTCCGTTGGCTCCCGGCGACCGGCTGGAGGGCTACCTCACCGGGGAGCTCTCCTTCGAATTGGACGTGGAGGGGCCCGCTTCCTGAGGGACGGATACCTTTGCGTCCTTGTTCGCAGCAGCGAACTTGCAAGGAAGATCATGACCCGGATCGTCAACGTCGGCAACATCGCTTGCGGCAGCGAGCAGCTCTTCCTCATCAGCGGCCCCTGTGTGATCGAGACCGAGGATGTGATGCTGCGTACCGCCGAGAAGCTCAAGGAGGTGAGCCAGCGCATGAAGGTGCCCTTGATCTTCAAGAGCAGCTTTACCAAGGACAACCGCAGCAGTGCTGATTTCTACCAAGGACCCGGGCTGGAGGAAGGCTTGAAGGTGCTCGCGCGCATCAAGAAGGACTTCGGCTTCCCCATCCTTACCGACATCCACTACCCCAGCCAGGCCAAGCCCGCCGCCGAGGTGTGCGATGTGCTGCAGATACCCGCCTACCTGGTGATGCAGACCACCCTGGTGACCGAGGCCGCGAAGACCGGCGCCGTCATCAACCTGAAGCACGCCCAGTTCCTGGCACCGGAGAACATGATCAACCCGGCCAAGAAGTGCGAGAGCGTGGGCAACAGCAAGATCATCCTCACCGAGCGCGGTTACACCTTCGGTTACAACGACCTGGTGGTGGACCCGCGCGCCTTCTACCACATGCGCAAGACCGGCTACCCGCTGGTCTTCGACATCACGCACAGCATCCGCAAGTACGGCATCCCCAGCGCCGACCCGCGCGGCGGCAACCGTGATGTGATGCCCACCATCGCCCGCGCCGGCGTGGCCGCTGGTGTCGATGGCGTCTTCATTGAGACC is a window from the Flavobacteriales bacterium genome containing:
- a CDS encoding 2-oxo acid dehydrogenase subunit E2 codes for the protein MPQLEILLPKMGESVAEATIIKWLKNEGDRVEADEPIVEIATDKVDSEVPAPEAGVLVKRLVNEGDVVKVGQAIAMLGAEGDSAAPQATAPVRTEVPTAPAPVMAGNGHAAPTPTPMATTGGTPVGRSGPSGKFYSPLVRNIAKSEGISLEELEAIAGSGQGGRVTKKDVLDYLPGRGTVKPSAPASPPAPGLAPPPAPAAAPALVPAQGDEIIEMDRMRRLIADHMVMSKRTSPHVTSFVEADVTNLVLWRERVKKEFEKREGEKLTFTPVFILAIVEAIKEMPMVNVQVDGYNIIRKRDINIGMAAAMPNGNLIVPVIKQADQLNLTGLAKRVNDLANRARIGKLQPDEITGGTYTVTNVGTFGNVLGTPVINQPQVAIMATGAIRKKPAVIETPQGDMIGIRHMMFLSHSYDHRVVDGALGGRFVRRVADILEAWTIDRAF
- the kdsA gene encoding 3-deoxy-8-phosphooctulonate synthase, whose product is MTRIVNVGNIACGSEQLFLISGPCVIETEDVMLRTAEKLKEVSQRMKVPLIFKSSFTKDNRSSADFYQGPGLEEGLKVLARIKKDFGFPILTDIHYPSQAKPAAEVCDVLQIPAYLVMQTTLVTEAAKTGAVINLKHAQFLAPENMINPAKKCESVGNSKIILTERGYTFGYNDLVVDPRAFYHMRKTGYPLVFDITHSIRKYGIPSADPRGGNRDVMPTIARAGVAAGVDGVFIETHPDPGKALCDAASQLCVYDLEEFLKPLLEIHAVEVKHREKAAETQSR
- a CDS encoding PD40 domain-containing protein, translating into MRTLPFKLFGRSLLGMLALTCALLVQAQGDNASFNWNFEEGNKLMEEKFYNQAAEVWAKLLEQDPDNANLNYKLGLSYFNSYNQRAKALPHLKKASDLRKAGGYGSFNTSGYDPFDARERNCPVEVEYYLGRAYHLNNEFDKADEHYARFKGEVDGKHFLHDQATRGLEMTANARTLRATPLPYAVSNVGPVINGDHPDFSPVLSVDGNALFYTSRRIRPDSSNLNVLDAIAGLPFENIYVSYKDRDGVWQSPELLNINPAGAGHLATVNVSADGQILFIYRDDGGDGNLYESKLIGELWSDPVLMGSDINTKAWETHGALTADGNTFYFISDRKGGYGGRDIYRVVKLPGGEWSKAQNLGGMVNTKYDEDGVFIHPNGRTMYFSSMGHNSMGGFDIFMTELGEDGTWSKPKNLGYPLNTVDDDVFFITTADGRRGYFSSDQMGGFGEKDIYFVDLPTEMEAEGLTVLKGFIIPPPGEDLPPSTILYVTDKTTGEVKSYKPRQRDGVYVAILPPCREYNLDYRVNDKTVHTEDIFVECETAYQEINKEIYLNPVSLGGPASIVDLPKGSPPGGKEPGVLVTKPATKPDPKTDAQIKDTGVGHVTPDASYADEYSKYYAYNVKDIDQGEARWKQFMDIVAGLIEKNGQARVVIEGSASKVPTRTFGTNENLSRQRMEDARKRLVEAVSARGLDPNKLMLEAVNNLVQGPRYVGDYQDTEKYGKFQYVKLKVR
- a CDS encoding fumarylacetoacetate hydrolase family protein, which gives rise to MKIVCIGRNYGEHARELGNAVPDEPVVFLKPITALIHAAGPIRLPAFSRDVHHELELVYRIARRNGKAIADQVTIGLDLTARDLQQELKSKGLPWEKAKAFDGSAYVADTFLAVESFPAGHHLEFMLKRNGHMVQSGHSGQMIFDVATLIDHVERYMALQTGDLLFTGTPAGVGPLAPGDRLEGYLTGELSFELDVEGPAS
- a CDS encoding 3'-5' exonuclease produces the protein MPLTLTRPLAFFDLETTGTRIGQDRIVQIGIVRLLPEGARDSYQTLINPGIPIPPEASAVHGITDLDVAFAPPLEAVAAEVLERIAGCDLGGFNVLRFDIPMLAEELHRVGVAWDHASVRVVDVQRIFHRMEPRDLSAALRFYCGREHDGAHDALADVEATADVLLAQLDRYPDRLQGTVDHLGELSGDRQRSPDPAGKLAFDDRGQICLAFGKYRGWSLENIGRNDPGYLQWLMTKAELPATTLAVMRGALADIKA